A single window of Luteipulveratus halotolerans DNA harbors:
- a CDS encoding SAM-dependent methyltransferase, producing MSREPWESAWQRALYGPGGFYRQPVGPAGHFATSAQGIPGVGRVLARAVVALAEQYDVAHVVEVGAGRGELLRQVHALVPDLHLTGLDVVDRPEGVPAAIDWQVSPGGSALPDELGPLTDVLVLAHEWLDVVPLVIGEVDDEGELRVIEVDRAGDESLGDPLDGASRQWCQRYWPSAVEPGDRVEVGTTRDDAWADLCSRVQHGVVVGVDYAHALDDRPMYGTLTGYRDGAQVSPVPDGSCDITAHVAVDSLETDWRTTQRALFGELGLVAPPAQHALSRSDPERYLAGLADRSAGLTATASPGLGDFVWFAREVGVRRSTH from the coding sequence ATGTCGCGCGAGCCCTGGGAGTCGGCCTGGCAGCGAGCGCTCTACGGCCCCGGCGGGTTCTACCGCCAGCCGGTCGGTCCGGCCGGTCACTTCGCGACCTCTGCCCAGGGCATCCCCGGCGTCGGCCGGGTCCTGGCGCGCGCCGTCGTCGCTCTCGCCGAGCAGTACGACGTCGCTCACGTCGTCGAGGTCGGTGCCGGTCGGGGTGAGCTCCTGCGCCAGGTCCACGCGCTCGTACCGGACCTGCACCTGACCGGTCTCGACGTGGTCGACCGGCCGGAAGGCGTCCCGGCCGCGATCGACTGGCAGGTCTCCCCCGGCGGGTCCGCGCTGCCGGACGAGCTCGGCCCGCTCACCGACGTGCTGGTGCTCGCCCACGAGTGGCTGGACGTCGTACCGCTCGTGATCGGTGAGGTCGACGACGAGGGCGAGCTGCGGGTCATCGAGGTCGATCGCGCTGGCGACGAGTCTCTCGGCGATCCGCTCGACGGAGCGAGTCGTCAATGGTGCCAACGGTATTGGCCGTCAGCTGTTGAGCCAGGCGATCGGGTCGAGGTCGGCACGACCCGCGACGACGCGTGGGCTGACCTGTGCTCCCGCGTCCAGCACGGCGTCGTGGTCGGCGTCGACTACGCGCACGCGCTGGACGACCGGCCGATGTACGGCACACTCACCGGCTACCGCGACGGCGCGCAGGTGTCACCGGTGCCTGACGGCTCGTGCGACATCACCGCGCACGTCGCCGTCGACTCGCTCGAGACCGACTGGCGCACGACGCAGCGTGCGTTGTTCGGTGAGCTCGGCCTCGTCGCGCCACCTGCCCAGCACGCGTTGTCACGCTCCGACCCGGAGCGCTATCTCGCCGGGCTCGCCGACCGCAGCGCCGGGCTCACCGCCACGGCGAGCCCGGGGCTGGGTGACTTCGTGTGGTTCGCCCGCGAGGTCGGCGTACGCCGCTCGACCCACTGA
- a CDS encoding Rossmann-like and DUF2520 domain-containing protein, whose amino-acid sequence MSDFEDQVGRPSLRVGVIGCGRVGASIGAALRGAGHQVVAVSAVSEASRERAATMLPGVPVLDVPDVVRLAELVLVTVPDDEIASVVSGLAQVGVLDDPRVVVHLAGALGLEPLQPVVERGGVALALHPAMTFTGTAKDLDRLSGCLFAVTATAETLVLGEALVIDLGGEPVRVAEEDRVRYHAALAHGSNHLVTLIGQSMQVLRECGFDDPARVLRPLTEASLDNALERGDRALTGPVARGDVRTVAAHLDALRDEPADVAAAYRAMARASAERAIVRRALTPELVQPLLAVLDDSPTPPVE is encoded by the coding sequence GTGAGTGACTTCGAGGACCAGGTGGGCCGGCCGTCGTTGCGCGTGGGTGTCATCGGTTGCGGTCGTGTCGGCGCGAGCATCGGCGCCGCCCTGCGCGGCGCCGGGCACCAGGTCGTGGCCGTGTCGGCGGTGAGCGAGGCCTCCCGAGAGCGGGCCGCGACGATGCTGCCGGGCGTCCCCGTGCTCGACGTGCCCGACGTCGTACGTCTCGCGGAGCTCGTGCTCGTCACGGTGCCGGACGACGAGATCGCTTCTGTCGTCAGCGGACTCGCGCAGGTCGGCGTGCTCGACGATCCACGCGTCGTCGTCCATCTGGCGGGCGCGCTCGGGCTCGAACCGTTGCAGCCGGTCGTCGAGCGGGGCGGTGTCGCGCTGGCGCTGCACCCGGCGATGACCTTCACCGGCACCGCCAAGGACCTCGACCGGCTGTCGGGCTGCCTGTTCGCGGTGACCGCCACGGCCGAGACGCTCGTGCTCGGCGAGGCTCTCGTGATCGACCTCGGCGGCGAGCCCGTACGCGTCGCCGAGGAGGACCGCGTCCGCTATCACGCGGCCCTCGCGCACGGCTCCAACCACCTCGTCACCCTGATCGGCCAGTCGATGCAGGTGCTGCGCGAGTGCGGGTTCGACGACCCGGCGCGCGTGCTGCGACCGCTCACCGAGGCCTCGCTCGACAACGCCCTCGAACGAGGTGACCGCGCGCTCACCGGTCCGGTGGCCCGCGGTGACGTCCGTACGGTCGCGGCTCACCTGGACGCGCTGCGTGACGAGCCGGCCGACGTCGCGGCGGCGTACCGGGCGATGGCCCGCGCCAGTGCCGAGCGCGCGATCGTACGCCGAGCGCTCACCCCCGAGCTCGTCCAGCCGCTCCTCGCGGTGCTGGACGACAGCCCCACCCCACCGGTCGAGTAG
- a CDS encoding AlkA N-terminal domain-containing protein, whose amino-acid sequence MYLDTEACVRAVSSRDARFDGWFYTAVKTTGIYCRPSCPATTPKARNMVFYPSAAAAQSGGFRACKRCRPDTSPGSPEWNVRADLVARAMRLIADGVVDREGVAGLARQLGYSVRQIERQVRRELGAGPLALARAQRAQTARVLVETSDLPMADIAFAAGFGSIRAFNDTVREVFSTTPREMRSRATHSKTTEPAVGADSWHHLRLRLPFRRPFLPDNVFGHLAATAVPGVEEWRDGAYRRTLRLPHGPGVVALAPQADHVAASLWLTDLRDLMVATSRCRWMLDLDADPEAVDTALSADERLAPLVAGAPGRRVPRSADSDEMAIRIVLGQQVSTKAARTHGARLVAALGDPLAAPVGGLTHLFPTSDQVRGTPPEHLAMPASRQRTVVALAGALADGEIDLTLGSDWEMSRSTLLALPGIGPWSVESIAMRALGDPDAFPSSDLGIRAGAARIGIADQQPTILAEAAAWRPWRAYAAQHLWATTDHEINHLPKG is encoded by the coding sequence ATGTACCTCGACACCGAGGCCTGTGTCCGGGCCGTCAGCTCGCGCGATGCGCGCTTCGACGGCTGGTTCTACACGGCCGTGAAGACCACCGGCATCTACTGCCGGCCGAGCTGCCCGGCGACCACGCCGAAGGCTCGCAACATGGTGTTCTACCCGAGCGCGGCTGCCGCTCAGTCGGGCGGCTTCCGGGCGTGCAAGCGGTGTCGTCCCGACACGAGTCCGGGCTCGCCCGAGTGGAACGTCCGCGCCGATCTGGTGGCCCGCGCGATGCGCCTGATCGCGGACGGTGTCGTCGACCGCGAGGGCGTCGCCGGCCTCGCCCGGCAGCTCGGCTACAGCGTGCGCCAGATCGAGCGCCAGGTCCGCCGCGAGCTCGGCGCCGGCCCGCTCGCGCTCGCGCGCGCCCAACGTGCCCAGACCGCAAGGGTTCTCGTCGAGACCTCGGACCTGCCGATGGCCGACATCGCCTTCGCCGCGGGGTTCGGCAGCATCCGCGCGTTCAACGACACGGTGCGCGAGGTGTTCTCGACCACGCCGCGCGAGATGCGTTCTCGCGCAACGCATTCCAAGACCACTGAGCCGGCCGTCGGCGCCGACTCCTGGCACCACCTGCGTCTTCGGCTGCCGTTCCGCAGGCCGTTCCTGCCCGACAACGTCTTCGGGCACCTGGCAGCGACGGCGGTCCCGGGGGTGGAGGAGTGGCGAGACGGCGCGTACAGGCGGACGTTGCGGCTGCCGCACGGACCGGGAGTCGTCGCGCTGGCGCCGCAGGCCGACCACGTCGCCGCGAGCCTGTGGCTGACCGACCTGCGCGACCTGATGGTCGCCACCAGCCGGTGCCGATGGATGCTCGATCTCGACGCCGATCCCGAGGCCGTCGACACGGCTCTGTCGGCCGACGAACGTCTCGCGCCGCTCGTCGCAGGGGCGCCCGGGCGCCGGGTGCCCAGATCGGCCGACAGCGACGAGATGGCGATCCGCATCGTCCTCGGTCAGCAGGTGTCCACCAAGGCGGCGCGTACGCACGGCGCGCGGCTCGTCGCGGCGCTCGGTGATCCGTTGGCGGCGCCGGTCGGCGGCCTGACGCACCTGTTCCCGACGAGCGACCAGGTGCGGGGTACGCCGCCCGAGCACCTCGCCATGCCGGCCTCGCGTCAGCGTACGGTCGTCGCACTCGCCGGGGCCCTCGCCGACGGCGAGATCGACCTGACGCTCGGCTCGGACTGGGAGATGTCCAGGTCAACCCTGCTCGCCCTGCCCGGGATCGGGCCCTGGTCGGTCGAGTCGATCGCGATGCGGGCCCTCGGCGACCCCGACGCGTTCCCGTCCAGCGACCTCGGCATCCGGGCCGGCGCCGCACGCATCGGCATCGCCGACCAGCAGCCCACCATCCTCGCCGAGGCTGCGGCCTGGCGGCCCTGGCGGGCGTACGCCGCACAGCACCTGTGGGCCACCACCGACCACGAGATCAATCACCTTCCGAAAGGCTGA
- a CDS encoding methylated-DNA--[protein]-cysteine S-methyltransferase, whose protein sequence is MTIRHHIIEDTPLGPLTIVLDGDAVSALYMTEHRHAPGPETFGPPADSDDPLVLRVVGQLDEYFAGVRREFDLPLAARGTEFQSTVWKALQEIPYGATVTYGQLAQQIGAPRASRAVGLANGRNPISIIVPCHRVIGASGDLTGYGGGIERKRALLALERGEAASA, encoded by the coding sequence ATGACCATTCGCCACCACATCATCGAGGACACCCCTTTGGGGCCTCTCACCATCGTTCTCGACGGCGATGCCGTGAGCGCGCTCTACATGACCGAGCACCGCCATGCCCCCGGTCCGGAGACGTTCGGTCCGCCGGCGGATTCCGATGACCCGCTCGTACTGCGCGTGGTCGGACAGCTCGACGAATACTTCGCCGGCGTACGCCGAGAATTCGATCTGCCGCTCGCGGCACGAGGAACGGAATTCCAGTCGACGGTGTGGAAGGCGTTGCAGGAGATCCCGTACGGCGCGACGGTGACGTACGGCCAGCTGGCTCAGCAGATCGGGGCGCCGCGGGCCAGCCGCGCGGTCGGTCTGGCCAACGGTCGCAACCCGATCTCGATCATCGTGCCGTGCCACCGCGTGATCGGCGCCAGCGGCGACCTGACGGGCTACGGCGGCGGAATCGAGCGCAAGCGCGCGCTCCTCGCGCTGGAACGGGGTGAGGCCGCCTCGGCATAG
- a CDS encoding histone-like nucleoid-structuring protein Lsr2 — protein sequence MAQKIQVLLVDDVDGGDAEETVTFGLDGVTYEIDLSSANAARLRDELATWIGHARRTGGRRATGRAAASSSRQDLNKVREWGRANGYTVSDRGRVSKELQEAYDKAQD from the coding sequence ATGGCTCAGAAGATTCAGGTCCTGCTCGTCGATGACGTCGACGGCGGTGACGCTGAGGAGACCGTGACTTTCGGCCTTGACGGCGTGACCTACGAGATCGACCTCTCGAGCGCCAACGCCGCCCGACTGCGTGACGAGCTCGCCACGTGGATCGGTCACGCCCGACGCACCGGCGGCCGTCGCGCCACCGGTCGTGCGGCGGCCTCGTCCTCGCGCCAGGACCTCAACAAGGTCCGTGAGTGGGGCCGTGCCAACGGCTACACCGTGAGCGACCGCGGCCGTGTCTCCAAGGAGCTCCAGGAGGCCTACGACAAGGCGCAGGACTGA
- a CDS encoding (2Fe-2S)-binding protein produces the protein MSTRASRTSGWLSVVVGTLDLECAAVLGEQRAGGDPTAAWRAACERDLARQHGVGVVPSSVAATFVLQWYVGALATGFAHLTLATPHLLDLTPSRLSIGLSSPGGYADRLGLVPGEAPAYVPLLADRLDRVEREFRSHASDFATSYDPGVKMSSQHRVGSVEDAWQSAWAGASRAVLGRTSPDRWRASCCFIYALPGAHECARCPRLRSAG, from the coding sequence GTGTCCACGAGAGCCAGCCGCACCAGCGGCTGGCTCTCGGTCGTCGTCGGCACCCTCGACCTCGAGTGCGCCGCCGTGCTCGGCGAGCAGCGCGCCGGCGGCGACCCGACGGCAGCCTGGCGCGCGGCCTGCGAACGTGACCTCGCCCGTCAGCACGGCGTCGGTGTCGTGCCGTCGTCGGTGGCGGCGACCTTCGTCCTGCAGTGGTATGTCGGCGCCCTCGCCACGGGTTTTGCCCACCTCACACTGGCGACGCCTCACCTGCTCGACCTCACACCCAGTCGGCTGTCGATCGGGCTGAGCTCTCCCGGCGGGTACGCCGACCGGCTCGGTCTGGTCCCGGGCGAGGCCCCGGCGTACGTGCCCCTGCTGGCCGATCGTCTCGACCGGGTCGAGCGCGAATTTCGTTCGCATGCAAGCGATTTCGCGACGTCGTACGATCCCGGCGTCAAGATGAGCAGCCAGCATCGCGTCGGGTCGGTCGAGGACGCGTGGCAGTCGGCCTGGGCCGGTGCGAGCCGGGCGGTGCTCGGCCGAACGTCACCCGACCGGTGGCGCGCATCGTGCTGCTTCATCTACGCCTTGCCGGGAGCCCATGAGTGCGCCCGGTGTCCACGCCTGCGGTCCGCCGGTTGA
- the ligD gene encoding non-homologous end-joining DNA ligase, translated as MPEKDLVTVDVGGRRMRLSSLDKLLYPATETTKGEVLNYYAQIAPVLMPVIEGRPVTRIRWPHGVGDMMFFEKNMPSGAPSWIERVTITGHGSRGGGDVVYPLVSDLAALTYLVNLNSLELHVPQWRVSDDGEPEHPDRLVIDLDPGSPAGLHECAQVALVVRETLAAEGYSSVPVTSGSKGMQLYAALDGSQSSDEVREWTKGIAQRLTKEMPGQVVWKMTKSLRPGKVLLDWSQNVAAKTTIAPYSLRGKERPTVAAPRTWDEVEQGADDRDALQQLDIDDVLERVDEYGDLFGDRLTPPE; from the coding sequence ATGCCTGAGAAGGACCTCGTCACCGTCGACGTCGGCGGGCGGCGGATGCGCCTGAGCAGCCTCGACAAGCTGCTCTACCCCGCGACCGAGACCACCAAGGGTGAGGTGCTCAACTATTACGCCCAGATCGCGCCCGTGCTGATGCCGGTGATCGAGGGGCGGCCGGTCACACGCATCAGGTGGCCGCACGGCGTGGGCGACATGATGTTCTTCGAGAAGAACATGCCTTCCGGTGCGCCGTCCTGGATCGAGCGGGTGACCATCACCGGCCACGGCTCGCGTGGTGGCGGCGACGTCGTCTATCCGCTGGTGAGCGATCTCGCAGCACTCACCTATCTGGTCAACCTCAACTCGCTCGAGCTGCACGTGCCGCAGTGGCGCGTCTCGGACGACGGCGAGCCCGAGCACCCTGATCGCCTGGTGATCGACCTCGACCCCGGCTCGCCCGCGGGCCTGCACGAGTGCGCCCAGGTGGCACTCGTCGTACGCGAAACGCTTGCGGCAGAAGGGTATTCGTCGGTCCCGGTCACCTCCGGCAGCAAGGGCATGCAGCTGTACGCCGCCCTCGACGGCTCGCAGTCGTCCGACGAGGTGCGCGAGTGGACCAAGGGCATCGCGCAACGCCTCACCAAGGAGATGCCCGGCCAGGTCGTGTGGAAGATGACCAAGTCGCTGCGCCCGGGCAAGGTGCTGCTGGACTGGTCGCAGAACGTCGCCGCCAAGACCACGATCGCGCCGTACTCGCTGCGCGGCAAGGAGCGCCCGACCGTCGCCGCGCCGCGCACCTGGGACGAGGTCGAGCAGGGGGCCGACGACCGAGATGCGTTGCAGCAGCTCGACATCGACGATGTGCTCGAGCGTGTCGACGAGTACGGCGACCTCTTCGGCGACCGGCTCACGCCGCCGGAGTAG
- the ligD gene encoding non-homologous end-joining DNA ligase — translation MRPMLATPSDRVPPGDAWCHEIKWDGMRVLVDVQAGVVRVSSRTERDVTIAFPELVRDDAGLTAYDDILLDGELVVMAEGRPSFKALAERFNVTNARVAEQLAGSAPITFMAFDVLRVMGTPVTSRPLRERRQLLEGAGLGSPWVQVPPVFDEGETLLGATVEQGIEGVVSKRWSSSYNAGRRSDDWRKIVHRRTGSYVVGGWKFETDSRDRLGSLLIGAMTPAGLLYRGRIGSGLAGRTGAALLPRLRELSDGGNPFVDEVPREERVGVTWVEPVLVVDIEHHGHADTGRLRQPSWRGVRHDLTVDELLRNDHAEEDPADA, via the coding sequence ATGCGCCCCATGCTGGCCACCCCCTCGGACCGGGTCCCGCCCGGCGATGCATGGTGCCACGAGATCAAGTGGGACGGCATGCGGGTGCTCGTCGACGTCCAGGCCGGTGTCGTACGCGTGTCCTCACGTACCGAGCGCGACGTCACCATCGCCTTCCCCGAGCTGGTCCGCGACGACGCCGGGCTGACCGCGTACGACGACATCCTGCTCGACGGTGAGCTGGTCGTGATGGCCGAAGGGCGGCCGTCGTTCAAGGCGTTGGCCGAGCGGTTCAACGTCACCAACGCGCGCGTCGCCGAACAGCTCGCGGGCTCGGCGCCGATCACGTTCATGGCGTTCGACGTGCTGCGGGTCATGGGTACGCCGGTCACCTCGCGCCCGTTGCGCGAGCGTCGGCAGCTGCTCGAGGGGGCCGGGCTGGGCAGCCCGTGGGTGCAGGTGCCGCCGGTGTTCGACGAGGGCGAGACGCTCCTGGGGGCCACCGTCGAGCAGGGCATCGAGGGTGTGGTCTCCAAGCGGTGGTCGTCCTCGTACAACGCCGGTCGCCGGTCGGACGACTGGCGCAAGATCGTCCACCGGCGGACGGGCTCGTACGTCGTGGGCGGCTGGAAGTTCGAGACCGACAGCCGAGATCGGTTGGGATCATTACTGATCGGCGCGATGACGCCAGCCGGCCTGCTCTACCGCGGGCGCATCGGCAGCGGCCTCGCCGGCAGGACCGGTGCGGCGCTCCTGCCCCGCCTGCGCGAGCTGTCGGACGGTGGCAACCCGTTCGTCGACGAGGTGCCCCGCGAGGAACGGGTCGGCGTGACGTGGGTCGAGCCGGTGCTCGTCGTCGACATCGAGCACCATGGCCACGCCGACACCGGCAGACTGCGTCAGCCGAGCTGGCGCGGCGTACGGCACGACCTCACCGTCGACGAGCTGCTGCGCAACGACCACGCCGAGGAGGACCCGGCCGATGCCTGA
- the ku gene encoding non-homologous end joining protein Ku has translation MRAIWKGAVSFGLVNVPVRLYSATENHDVSFRQVHREDGGRIKYKRTCSIDGEEVAYDDIAKGYETEDGQMVVLTDEDLSELPISTSREIAVDKFVPVDQIDPMYYDKCYYLEPDKAAVKPYVLLREALTQADRVALVTVSLRTRMTVAVLRVRDNVITLQTLLWPDEVRAADFGVLNDADDEVKPAEQAMAQMLVESLAGDYEPDEYEDDYEQAVKALVQAKLEGGEVKAPVEEADSGGEVVDLLAALQQSVNRAKKSRGEATDDDQPAPAKKTAAKKAPAKKAPAKKAPAKKSAAKKSTAKKKAS, from the coding sequence ATGCGTGCGATCTGGAAAGGCGCCGTCTCCTTCGGCCTCGTCAATGTGCCCGTGCGGCTGTACTCCGCGACCGAGAACCACGACGTGTCGTTCCGCCAGGTGCACCGCGAGGACGGCGGCCGCATCAAGTACAAGCGGACGTGCTCAATCGACGGCGAGGAGGTCGCGTACGACGACATCGCCAAGGGCTACGAGACCGAGGACGGCCAGATGGTCGTGCTCACCGACGAGGACCTGTCCGAGCTGCCGATCAGCACCAGCCGTGAGATCGCGGTCGACAAGTTCGTGCCCGTCGACCAGATCGACCCGATGTACTACGACAAGTGCTACTACCTCGAGCCCGACAAGGCCGCGGTCAAGCCGTACGTCCTGCTGCGCGAGGCCCTCACGCAGGCGGATCGCGTTGCGCTGGTGACGGTTTCGCTGCGTACGCGGATGACGGTGGCCGTGCTGCGCGTGCGTGACAACGTGATCACGCTGCAGACCCTGCTGTGGCCCGACGAGGTGCGCGCGGCCGACTTCGGCGTTCTCAACGACGCCGACGACGAGGTCAAGCCGGCCGAGCAGGCCATGGCGCAGATGCTCGTCGAGTCGCTCGCGGGTGACTACGAGCCCGACGAGTACGAGGACGACTACGAGCAGGCGGTCAAGGCGCTCGTGCAGGCCAAGCTGGAGGGCGGCGAGGTGAAGGCGCCCGTCGAGGAGGCCGACTCCGGCGGCGAGGTCGTCGACCTGCTCGCGGCGCTGCAGCAGAGCGTCAACCGGGCCAAGAAGTCTCGTGGCGAGGCGACGGACGACGACCAGCCGGCGCCCGCCAAGAAGACTGCTGCCAAGAAAGCGCCCGCCAAGAAAGCACCTGCCAAGAAGGCTCCGGCGAAGAAGTCGGCCGCCAAGAAGTCGACGGCCAAGAAGAAGGCCAGCTAG
- a CDS encoding ATP-dependent Clp protease ATP-binding subunit — translation MFERFTDRARRVVVLAQEEARMLNHNYIGTEHILLGLIHEGEGVAAKALESLGISLESVREQVQEIIGQGQQTQSGHIPFTPRAKKVLELSLREGLQLGHSYIGTEHILLGLIREGEGVAAQVLVKLGADLSSVRQQVIQLLSGYQGKEPAGAGVGGQSSQEGTPAGSLVLDQFGRNLTQAAREGKLDPVIMREKEIERVMQVLSRRTKNNPVLIGEPGVGKTAVVEGLAADIVRGDVPETLKDKQLYTLDLGSLVAGSRYRGDFEERLKKVLKEIRTRGDIILFIDEIHTLVGAGAAEGAIDAASILKPMLARGELQTIGATTLDEYRKHIEKDAALERRFQPIQVAEPTISHAIEILKGLRDRYEAHHRVTITDAALVGAVNMADRYINDRHLPDKAIDLIDEAGARLRIRRMTAPPDLREFDDKIAAVRREKESAIDGQDFEKAASLRDDEKNLIDAKAQRENEWKAGDIDVVAEVDEELIAEVLAASTGIPVFKLTEEESSRLLRMEEELHKRIVGNDDAIKALSQAIRRTRAGLKDPRRPGGSFIFAGPTGVGKTELAKALAEFLFGDEDSLITLDMSEFSEKHTVSRLFGSPPGYVGYEEGGQLTEKVRRKPFSVVLFDEVEKAHADIFNSLLQILEDGRLTDSQGRVVDFKNTVIIMTTNLGTRDIAKGVSLGFSSGNDMRTDYDKMKAKVQDELKQHFRPEFLNRVDDTIVFPQLSQDEIVQIVDLMIDRLEERLKDKDMAIELTQSAKELLAKRGYDPALGARPLRRTIQRDIEDVLSEKILYGELGAGEIVLVDVEGEGKAREFTFQGTPKALAPDSIPVETAGSGGGSTAAPTDSEAG, via the coding sequence ATGTTCGAACGGTTCACCGACCGCGCCCGGCGAGTGGTGGTGCTCGCCCAGGAAGAGGCGCGCATGCTCAACCACAACTACATCGGCACCGAGCACATCCTGCTCGGCCTGATCCACGAGGGCGAAGGCGTCGCAGCGAAGGCTCTGGAGAGCCTCGGTATCTCGCTGGAGTCCGTCCGCGAGCAGGTGCAGGAGATCATCGGTCAGGGCCAGCAGACCCAGTCCGGGCACATCCCGTTCACGCCGCGCGCCAAGAAGGTTCTCGAGCTGTCGCTGCGTGAGGGCCTGCAGCTCGGCCACAGCTACATCGGCACCGAGCACATCCTGCTCGGCCTGATCCGCGAGGGCGAGGGCGTCGCTGCCCAGGTCCTCGTCAAGCTGGGCGCCGACCTGTCCAGCGTCCGCCAGCAGGTCATCCAGCTGCTGTCCGGCTACCAGGGCAAGGAGCCCGCAGGTGCCGGCGTCGGCGGTCAGAGCAGCCAGGAGGGCACGCCCGCGGGGTCGCTCGTGCTCGACCAGTTCGGCCGCAACCTGACCCAGGCCGCCCGCGAGGGCAAGCTCGACCCCGTCATCATGCGCGAGAAGGAGATCGAGCGCGTGATGCAGGTGCTGAGCCGGCGTACGAAGAACAACCCTGTCCTCATCGGCGAGCCCGGCGTCGGCAAGACCGCCGTCGTCGAGGGCCTGGCGGCCGACATCGTCCGCGGTGACGTGCCCGAGACGCTGAAGGACAAGCAGCTCTACACCCTCGACCTCGGCTCGCTCGTGGCCGGCAGCCGCTACCGCGGTGACTTCGAGGAGCGGCTGAAGAAGGTCCTCAAGGAGATCCGCACCCGCGGCGACATCATCCTGTTCATCGACGAGATCCACACGCTCGTCGGAGCGGGTGCCGCCGAGGGCGCCATCGACGCGGCCTCCATCCTCAAGCCGATGCTGGCTCGCGGTGAGCTGCAGACCATCGGTGCGACGACGCTGGACGAGTACCGCAAGCACATCGAGAAGGACGCTGCGCTCGAGCGCCGTTTCCAGCCGATCCAGGTCGCCGAGCCCACGATCAGCCACGCCATCGAGATCCTCAAGGGTCTGCGTGACCGCTACGAGGCACACCACCGCGTGACGATCACCGACGCGGCGCTGGTGGGCGCGGTCAACATGGCCGACCGCTACATCAACGACCGGCACCTGCCCGACAAGGCGATCGACCTCATCGACGAGGCGGGCGCCCGGTTGCGCATCCGCCGGATGACCGCTCCGCCGGACCTGCGCGAGTTCGACGACAAGATCGCGGCCGTGCGTCGCGAGAAGGAGTCGGCGATCGACGGGCAGGACTTCGAGAAGGCCGCGTCCCTGCGCGACGACGAGAAGAACCTCATCGACGCCAAGGCTCAGCGTGAGAACGAGTGGAAGGCCGGCGACATCGACGTCGTCGCCGAGGTCGACGAAGAGCTCATCGCCGAGGTCCTCGCTGCGAGCACCGGCATCCCGGTGTTCAAGCTGACCGAGGAGGAGTCCTCGCGACTGCTGCGCATGGAGGAGGAGCTGCACAAGCGCATCGTCGGCAACGACGACGCGATCAAGGCCCTCAGCCAGGCGATCCGTCGTACCCGCGCCGGTCTGAAGGACCCGCGTCGCCCCGGTGGCTCGTTCATCTTCGCCGGTCCGACCGGTGTCGGTAAGACCGAGCTGGCCAAGGCGCTCGCCGAGTTCCTCTTCGGTGACGAGGACAGCCTGATCACGCTCGACATGTCGGAGTTCTCCGAGAAGCACACCGTGTCGCGGCTGTTCGGCTCGCCTCCCGGCTACGTCGGCTACGAGGAGGGCGGCCAGCTCACCGAGAAGGTGCGGCGCAAGCCGTTCTCGGTGGTGCTGTTCGACGAGGTCGAGAAGGCGCACGCCGACATCTTCAACTCGTTGCTGCAGATCCTGGAGGACGGTCGCCTGACCGACTCCCAGGGCCGGGTGGTCGACTTCAAGAACACCGTCATCATCATGACCACCAACCTCGGTACGCGTGACATCGCCAAGGGCGTCTCGCTCGGGTTCTCGTCGGGCAACGACATGCGGACCGACTACGACAAGATGAAGGCCAAGGTCCAGGACGAGCTCAAGCAGCACTTCCGGCCTGAGTTCCTCAACCGTGTCGACGACACGATCGTGTTCCCGCAGCTGAGCCAGGACGAGATCGTCCAGATCGTCGATCTGATGATCGACCGTCTCGAGGAGCGGCTCAAGGACAAGGACATGGCCATCGAGCTCACGCAGTCCGCCAAGGAGCTGCTGGCCAAGCGGGGCTACGACCCCGCGCTCGGTGCCCGTCCGCTGCGTCGCACGATCCAGCGCGACATCGAGGACGTGCTGTCCGAGAAGATCCTCTACGGCGAGCTGGGTGCCGGCGAGATCGTCCTGGTCGACGTCGAGGGCGAGGGCAAGGCCCGCGAGTTCACCTTCCAGGGCACGCCCAAGGCGCTGGCTCCGGACTCGATCCCGGTCGAGACGGCCGGTTCGGGCGGCGGTTCGACCGCGGCTCCGACCGACTCCGAGGCCGGCTGA